The Rhodothermales bacterium genome contains the following window.
TTGGCTGGACGTGAAGTACCCCCGCATGACGGGAGCCGAGCCGCTGAGTCTAGCACAGCACAACTAGCGGGGCCCCAGCAGGACCCCAGAGGGCCACGTTCACGGCACAGCCCGCAGAACGACGAGAGCCGGGTCGCCAGTGGAGTAGCATCAACGAAAAAGGGCGGCTCGACGGCCGCCCTTTTCCTGTTTCTGTCGCGCCATGTGCTACGCTTGCTGGAGCGCTTCGGCGCCGGACGAGATCTCGATGATCTCCGTCGTGATCGCGGCCTGGCGAGCGCGGTTGTACGTCAGCCGGAGCTGGTCGAGGAGCTCGCCCGCGTTGCTCGTGGCGTTGTCCATCGCCACCATGCGCGCGCCCTGCTCGGCAGCGTTGCTCTCGAGCACGATCCGCCAGAGCTGGTAGCTGAGATACTGCGGGATCAGCTTCTCGAGGATCGCCTCGGCGCTCGGCTCGAAGATGTAGTCCACGTCGCCCTTGTGGTCGGTCACCGGGCCTCGGTAGCCCGCGTCCTCCTCCATCACCGGCGTCGAGAACGTCGTCGTCGGAATCGGCAGGAAGGGCTCGACGATGCGGTTCTGCGCGATCGTGTTCTTGAACTCGTTGTAGACCACGACGACCTCGTCCCACTCGCCGTCGATCCAGCCGGCTACGACGCGGTCGGCAATCGCGTCGGTGCGGCCGAAGGCGAGGTCGTTGAAGAAGCCGCGGTAGTCGCCGACGAGGGTGAAGCCGCGCTTGCGGAAGTAGTCGTGGCCCTTCCGGCCGACGGCCATGATCTTGAGGTTCGGCGTGCCGCGCAGCGCGTCGTACTGCTCCGTGATGGCGGCCTCGGCGGACTTCAGCACGTTCGCGTTGAACGCCCCGGCGAGCCCGCGGTCCGACGTCACGACGACGACGAGCACGGTCGCGGCGGCCTCGCGCGGCTGGAAGAGCGGGTGGCTCGTCGGGTCCACGAACTCGCGGATGTGCCCGATCATCTCGCGGATCTTGAACGCGTAGGGGCGGGTCTGGAAGATCTGCTCCTGCGCGCGGCGCAGCTTCGCCGCCGCCACCATCTTCATGGCGCGGGTGATCTGCTGCGTGTTCTGGACCGACGCGATGCGCGTGCGGATGTCGCGGAGGCTCGCCATAGTTCAGTCGGGGGTAGAGGCGCCCCGGCGGGGCGTCTGTCCGGGATTACGCGGGCTGGTTCGTGTAGATAGCGGCGAGGTCTTCGGCCTCCTTGCGGAGCCCGGCGACGGCCTCGTCGCTCATCACGCCCGTCTCGCGGATCGAGGCGAGGAGGCCGGGGTGCTTCATCCGAAGCCGCTCGCGGAACTCTTTCTCGAACTCACGGACCTTCTCGATCGGCACGCGGTCGATGAGCCCCTGCCCGGCGACGTAGATGATGGCGACCTGCTCCTCGACCGGCACGGGCTGGTACTGCCCCTGCTTGAGGATCTCGACGAGCCGCGCGCCACGGGCGAGCTGCCGCTGCGTGGCCGGGTCGAGGTCGGAGCCGAACTTCGAGAACGCCTCCAGCTCGCGGTACTGCGCGAGGTCGAGGCGGAGCGTGCCGGAGACCTTCTTCATCGCCTTGATCTGCGCATTGCCACCCACACGCGACACCGAGATGCCGACGTTGATGGCCGGGCGCACACCCGCGTTGAAGAGGTCGGACTCGAGGTAGATCTGCCCATCCGTGATCGAGATCACGTTCGTCGGGATGTACGCCGACACGTCGCCGGCCTGCGTCTCGATGACGGGGAGCGCCGTGAGCGAGCCGCCGCCCTTGACCTTGTCCTTCAGGCTGTCGGGGAGGTCGTTCATCTGCTGCGCGATGTCCTGGTCGGCCGTGATCTTCGCGGCGCGCTCGAGGAGGCGCGAGTGGAGGTAGAACACGTCGCCGGGGTACGCCTCGCGGCCGGGCGGGCGGCGGAGCAGGAGCGAGACCTGGCGGTAGGCGACGGCCTGCTTCGAGAGGTCGTCGTAGATGGCGAGGGCGTGGCGGCCGGTGTCGCGGAAGAACTCGCCGATGCAGGCGCCCGCGAACGGGGCGATGTACTGGAGCGGGGCCGGGGTCGACGCCGGGGCGTTGACGATCACCGTGTAGGCGAGCGCGCCCTCCTCCTCGAGCGTCCGCATCACCTGCGCCACCGTCGAGGCCTTCTGGCCGATGGCGACGTAGATGCAGTAGACGGGCTTGTCGCCCTCCTCGTGCGTCCGCTTCTGGTTGATGATGGTGTCGATGAGGACCGCGGTCTTACCCGTCTGCCGGTCGCCGATGACGAGCTCGCGCTGGCCGCGCCCGATCGGGATCATCGAGTCGACGGACTTGAGGCCGGTCTGGAGCGGCTCCGTCACGGGCTCGCGGTAGATCACGCCCGGCGCCTTGCGCTCGAGCGGCATCTCCAGCTTCTCCCCGCCGATCGGGCCCTTGCCGTCCACCGGGTTGCCGAGGGGGTCGATGACGCGCCCGAGCATTCCTTCGGAGACCTGGATGGAGGCGATGCGGCCGGTCCGGCGCGCCTCGTCCCCCTCCTTCACCTCGTTGACCTCGCCGAAGAGCACGGCGCCGACGTTGTCCTCTTCGAGGTTGAGCGCCATGCCGGTGACGCCGGAGCCGGGGAACTCGATGAGCTCGCCGGCCTGGACGTTCGAGAGCCCGTAGAGCCGGGCGATACCGTCGCCGACCTGGAGCACGGTGCCGACTTCGTAGACGTCGGTCTCGGTGGAGAACCCGCCGAGCTCGCTGCGGAGCACGGAGGTGACTTCATCGGGACGAATTGCCGTTGCCATAATGTTTGGTCCGTTGTCAGTTGTCAGTTGTCCGTGGTAAGGGTTGGTGCCGAGGGCCGGAGTCGAGAGCGACGGACCACGGACCATGCACCACGGACTAATTACTCAAGTAAGCGCGCTCTTCGAGTTGTTCGCGGAGCGATTCGAGCTGGTGCTGGACGCTCCCGTCGTAGACGCGGTCGCCGATGCGGACGACGGCACCGCCGAGGAGCTCGGGCTCGACCGTGATCCGGAGGCGGACGCTCTTGCCGGTCCGCGCTTCGAGCGCCTTGCGGAGCGCCTCGGTCTCGTCGAAGCCCATCGGCATCGCCGTCCTCACCGTCGCCTCGACGACGCCAAGGTGCTCGTCGCGGAGGTCGCCGTACTGACGGATGACAGCGGGGAGGATGTCCTCGCGGCCCTTCTGCACGAGGAGCCGCATGAGGCGGACGATGAGCGGCGCCACTTTCCCGTCGAAGAGCTTGCCGATGACGGCCTCCTTCTTCTCGCGGGCAATGATGGGGCTGCGGAAGAAGAGCTCGAGGTCGCGCGAGGCGTCGAGGCTCTCCTGCACGCTCTTCATGTCCTCGTCGATGCGCTTGGCGTCGCCGGCGGCCTCGGCCTCCTGGTAGAGGGCCTGGGCGTAGCGGCGGGCCACGGTTGCGTCGCTCATGGGGGCGTAAATCTGGAGGCGGAGGTAGAGACGCAGCATGCTGCGTCTCTACGGGACGGCGCCGTGCTGGGGCGCGCTAGTTCTTCGGGAGGTCGGCGATGAAGTCGTCCACGAGCTTCTTCTGACGCGGGGCGTCGAGGGTCTCGTGGAGGATCTTCTCGGCGGCCATGATGGCGAGGTCGGCGACTTCGGCGCGGAGCTCGGCGAGGGCCTGCTGCTTCTCGCGTTCGATCTCGGCCTCGGCCGTGGCCTGCATCTGGCGGATCTGCTGGCGGGTCTTCTCGGCCTGCTCGGTGCGGGAGGCCTCGGCCGCCTCGCGGGCGTCGCGGAGGATCTTCTGCGCCTCGAGCTCCGCCTCGCGGCGGGCCTTCTCGTTGTCGGCGGCGAGCTGCTTCGCCTCGGCGAGCGCCTTCTCGGCCCGCGTCAGCGAGGTTTCGATCGTCGCCTCGCGCTCGGCGAGGGCGGACGTGATCGGGCCCCACGCGAACTTGCCCAGGAGGAACACGAGCGTCGCGAAGACGAGCGTGATCCAGACGGCGAGGCCGACGTTGGGCGAGAGGAGGTCGGCCGCGAGGACGAGGGCCGTCGGGAAGGAGGCGGCGAGAGTCATAGCTCGGTCGGAGTCCAGAGGGGGATAGCAGAGCGGGCGGCCTCCCAGAGGCCGCCCGCCGGGACGCGCTCCTTAGGCCTTGATGGCGAGGAGGATGCAGACGATGAGGCCGAAGAAGGCCACGCCCTCGATGAGGGCCGCCGCGATGATCATCGTCGTACGGATGTCGCCGCCGGCCTCGGGCTGGCGGGCCGAGCCTTCGAGGGCGGCCGCTGCGAGCCGGCCGATGCCGTAGCCCGCGCCGATGGCGACGAGGCCGGCACCAATGCCGGCGGAGAGGAAAGCAAGCGAGAACGGATCCATGAGTACCTGTTGGGTGTGGGGTGAACCGGGTCGATGGTAGGTGAAAGAGGGCAGGCGCGGCCCGCCCCGGGTGCTACGGGGTATCGGAGATACAGCGGGTCAAGCGGGCGAGAGGGCCGCCTCGGTCCCGACGGTGTCGGTGGCGATGGGCTGCCCGTTGCCGTGAACGAGGGGGGCCGACGCTTCGAGCGCGACGGCCTCGTGTCCCTCGACGTGGTGATCGTGGTGATGCTCGTGCTCCGCCGCCGCCATCCCGATGAACACGGCCGAGAGCAACGTGAAGACGTACGCCTGAATGAACGCGACGAGGATCTCGAGCGCGTAGATAAAGAGGGTCAGGAGCAGGCTCGGAATGACCGTCCCGAAGCCCGCCACCGCGCCGAAGATGCCGCCGACGACGAAGATCAGCCCGATGAGGTTGAGGATCACGAGGTGGCCCGCCGTCATGTTCGCGAAGAGACGGACGGCGAGCGCGAACGGCTTGATGAAGAGGCCCATGATCTCGATCGGGATCATGATGACCTTGACGAAGCCGGGAATCCCGGGCGGGTTGAAGATGTGCGCCCAGTAGTCCTTCGTCCCCGCGAACTGCGTCACGAAGAACGTGAAGAGCGCGAGCACGGCCGTCACCGTGATGTTCGCCGTCGCCGTCGCGCTGAAGGGGACGAGGCCGAGGAGGTTGACGGTCAGGATGAAGAAGAAGACGGAGAGGATGTACGGGAGGTACTTGTCCGCCTTCGGCCCGATCGCCGGGCGCGCGATCTCGTCGCGGACATAGACGACGAACGTCTCCATCAGATTCTGGAGCTTGCCGCGCGGCGCCTCCGTCCGACCGACGCCGCGCTTGTAGCGGTTCGCGAGCGAGATGAGGGTGACGCAGAGGAG
Protein-coding sequences here:
- the atpG gene encoding ATP synthase F1 subunit gamma, which codes for MASLRDIRTRIASVQNTQQITRAMKMVAAAKLRRAQEQIFQTRPYAFKIREMIGHIREFVDPTSHPLFQPREAAATVLVVVVTSDRGLAGAFNANVLKSAEAAITEQYDALRGTPNLKIMAVGRKGHDYFRKRGFTLVGDYRGFFNDLAFGRTDAIADRVVAGWIDGEWDEVVVVYNEFKNTIAQNRIVEPFLPIPTTTFSTPVMEEDAGYRGPVTDHKGDVDYIFEPSAEAILEKLIPQYLSYQLWRIVLESNAAEQGARMVAMDNATSNAGELLDQLRLTYNRARQAAITTEIIEISSGAEALQQA
- the atpA gene encoding F0F1 ATP synthase subunit alpha; protein product: MMATAIRPDEVTSVLRSELGGFSTETDVYEVGTVLQVGDGIARLYGLSNVQAGELIEFPGSGVTGMALNLEEDNVGAVLFGEVNEVKEGDEARRTGRIASIQVSEGMLGRVIDPLGNPVDGKGPIGGEKLEMPLERKAPGVIYREPVTEPLQTGLKSVDSMIPIGRGQRELVIGDRQTGKTAVLIDTIINQKRTHEEGDKPVYCIYVAIGQKASTVAQVMRTLEEEGALAYTVIVNAPASTPAPLQYIAPFAGACIGEFFRDTGRHALAIYDDLSKQAVAYRQVSLLLRRPPGREAYPGDVFYLHSRLLERAAKITADQDIAQQMNDLPDSLKDKVKGGGSLTALPVIETQAGDVSAYIPTNVISITDGQIYLESDLFNAGVRPAINVGISVSRVGGNAQIKAMKKVSGTLRLDLAQYRELEAFSKFGSDLDPATQRQLARGARLVEILKQGQYQPVPVEEQVAIIYVAGQGLIDRVPIEKVREFEKEFRERLRMKHPGLLASIRETGVMSDEAVAGLRKEAEDLAAIYTNQPA
- the atpH gene encoding ATP synthase F1 subunit delta → MLRLYLRLQIYAPMSDATVARRYAQALYQEAEAAGDAKRIDEDMKSVQESLDASRDLELFFRSPIIAREKKEAVIGKLFDGKVAPLIVRLMRLLVQKGREDILPAVIRQYGDLRDEHLGVVEATVRTAMPMGFDETEALRKALEARTGKSVRLRITVEPELLGGAVVRIGDRVYDGSVQHQLESLREQLEERAYLSN
- the atpF gene encoding F0F1 ATP synthase subunit B, whose protein sequence is MTLAASFPTALVLAADLLSPNVGLAVWITLVFATLVFLLGKFAWGPITSALAEREATIETSLTRAEKALAEAKQLAADNEKARREAELEAQKILRDAREAAEASRTEQAEKTRQQIRQMQATAEAEIEREKQQALAELRAEVADLAIMAAEKILHETLDAPRQKKLVDDFIADLPKN
- the atpE gene encoding ATP synthase F0 subunit C, with protein sequence MDPFSLAFLSAGIGAGLVAIGAGYGIGRLAAAALEGSARQPEAGGDIRTTMIIAAALIEGVAFFGLIVCILLAIKA
- the atpB gene encoding F0F1 ATP synthase subunit A codes for the protein MTITAATTRSLRALLLCALAFGAVAAPAHAAGEGEKLDAIGHTMDGNYLDFSPMGKIELPRIFLVRTADGSLTVEAFGSTLGALQSGRYMVVAADGPDGAAANGDGVANADFAAGPDGVIDGATAPYGAGEPPDNELTVTQDVFDYNVYLYSGIARTDGEIVVDFSITRHLVLAILGALLLCVTLISLANRYKRGVGRTEAPRGKLQNLMETFVVYVRDEIARPAIGPKADKYLPYILSVFFFILTVNLLGLVPFSATATANITVTAVLALFTFFVTQFAGTKDYWAHIFNPPGIPGFVKVIMIPIEIMGLFIKPFALAVRLFANMTAGHLVILNLIGLIFVVGGIFGAVAGFGTVIPSLLLTLFIYALEILVAFIQAYVFTLLSAVFIGMAAAEHEHHHDHHVEGHEAVALEASAPLVHGNGQPIATDTVGTEAALSPA